From Drosophila suzukii chromosome 2R, CBGP_Dsuzu_IsoJpt1.0, whole genome shotgun sequence, a single genomic window includes:
- the LOC108017732 gene encoding uncharacterized protein, with protein sequence MDAAYVKFVMCQCLINRADWGLAIGCMNVVYSFFLLQFWVVELIKFPDHYPVKWVLLYGFNVVFNVITMMRIVKRESSSVFYWMCETAALLIFRVHHIYYHPDEFWLAKSELYRVTNIIIDVYIGLSMLGMFYIICGLRLQPDRTFSEEEMVNDCKFDPEAAKKAEQTDKEESCEGESERGQLAKQKELEMKELNRKAILKLADLEDGRTHCSQELAPPFEPTAPEEESLSSGIIFIHETPEPSAPPESQLCLDEDFFCEIDDIGAPGDAPNDISFNE encoded by the exons ATGGACGCAGCTTATGTGAAGTTTGTGATGTGCCAGTGCCTTATAAATCGGGCGGACTGGGGCTTGGCCATCGGTTGCATGAATGTCGTCTACTCCTTTTTCCTGCTCCAGTTCTGGGTGGTGGAGCTCATCAAGTTTCCCGACC ATTATCCCGTCAAGTGGGTCTTGTTGTACGGCTTCAACGTCGTGTTCAATGTGATCACCATGATGAGAATAGTGAAAAGGGAGAGTTCCTCGGTCTTCTACTGGATGTGCGAGACAGCTGCCCTCTTAATATTCCGAGTGCACCACATATACTACCATCCAGATGAGTTTTGGCTGGCCAAAAGCGAATTGTACAGAGTGACCAACATTATAATCGATG TTTATATTGGCCTATCGATGTTGGGCATGTTTTATATAATATGTGGGCTGCGTTTGCAGCCAGATCGAACGTTTTCCGAAGAGGAAATGGTCAATGACTGCAAATTCGATCCAGAGGCAGCCAAAAAAGCTGAACAGACGGATAAGGAGGAAAGCTGTGAAGGGGAAAGTGAACGGGGTCAGTTGGCCAAACAAAAGGAGCTGGAAATGAAGGAACTTAATCGCAAAGCCATTTTAAAACTAGCAGATCTCGAGGACGGGAGAACCCATTGCTCGCAGGAATTAGCACCACCCTTTGAACCCACTGCCCCCGAAGAGGAGAGTCTTTCTTCCGGGATAATCTTTATCCATGAGACACCAGAACCTTCAGCTCCGCCAGAAAGTCAGCTCTGCCTCGATGAGGACTTCTTCTGCGAGATCGATGATATAGGTGCCCCTGGCGATGCACCCAATGATATATCATTCAATGAATAG